tacggagaggggcggcatacaaatctaataaataataataataataataataataataataataatgcagccacCCCACCTTTCCTAgctgccttctcttccaggctcagagaagcatgcaactgggaaaacattcCTTATCTAGGGGAATCAATCGAGAGGAACCACACATATTCCCCAGGGTCACACATGCCCCCCAGCATTGCtccgtgtcccccccccccagggagagGGACTACACTAAATATACAGAATTATTACAGGTTTCTCTACTTCTATCTCACAGAATCTATGGGTCGTATCAgttcatttaaaaaccaaaaagAAACAACCATTTTCTTCTAACTCAGCAAACCTTCATGCAACTGAAAATCTATTTTGCACAAGCTAACCTAATTAAGGAGCTTCAAAACAAGACTTGCCTATTGATCTGAAACAACAGTAAATCGAGTAAAATGTCCAGAACTTAAAAACCAttaggttttctttttaattagtttgcaatagcaataacaattgcacttatatactgcttcacagtggcttacagccctctctaagtagtttacagaatcagcatatcacccccaacaatctgtgtcctcattttaccgacctcagaaggatggaaggctgagtcaaccttgagcctggtgggattcgaTCTACTAAACTGCTGTTTGtgtgtgatcagcagaagtagcctgcagtactgcactctaaccactgcatcaccgtgGCTTAGATTTGTATCTTGGTAGATCTTTACTAACTGGAAACATTTTGTAATAAGAGAATATTTAAGTCTGTTCTTCTGAGGGCACAGTATTAGTATAGTgctgggataggcaaagttggctcttctatgacatgtggacttcaattcccaaaattcctgagctagtatgattggctcaggaattctgggagttgaagtccacaagtcatagaagagccaactttgcctactcctggtatAGTGCCTATCAAAAGCAaccaaccaaagcagtttcttttTATATCTCCAAGTATCTCTGCATTTACCTGAGGAGTTCTGAGTAGAACTCAGTAATGAAAAGCAACACAACCTGTATTCTTAGATGTTTCTCCATAGTTTCAGCAACTACTCAGGAATTCTCTCAGGAAGGAACCAAGTCCTGGGGCCTCTCATTGCCTTTGTTTATAGCTCATGCAATACTCAGGTGCCTTGGCTTCTTCCAATGTAATTATAtaatctatttccttacctagaTGAAGAAACCATTTCCTCAAGTCTTGAGACAATTGAGATGATTGATATACTGCATACTCAGGCTGTGTTATCCTTTCAGAGATAAAACACAAACTGCTTTTTGAGTTAAATCATATAACATACCTCATCTATAGCATTTCTACCATGTTCTACAAATACCCAAACTAAGAGAGTTTGGAGTCAGGACGACTCTGGTGGAAGACACAGTGCTATTTTTCATAGGCAAGAGAGTTCGGAGGGACAGGTCCAGTTCagttttatttcctctttttctcaACCCAAATTCTCTTCCATGAAATCTATCCCTTACTAGCCATTAACTCAGCATGGCTGAGCAAATGATTTCTTAGCAAGTGGCTGTTCCTTCACAGGTGGTTGTCAATATCTTGCCAAGTTACATAAGCCATCTTCCTTCTGCTAATATGTACACCTGCCACACCAATTTCTCTGAAAAGATTTGTTGGCATCTTCTACTAAAACCAGTTCCCACACAATGTTGAGAAAATTGAGATAAGCAAAGGAAAGTCAACAGTGCTAGAAATGGAGAGAAAAGGTTGGTAGGGAGTACCAATGGTCTATATAAAGGGAGGGAAAAGCCTGCTTTCACCGTTGACTTCCAATATTATGCCACATCAAGGAAGACCTGGCCTAAAAGAAAGGACAAACACAGATTTCTATCCCAAAATGTTCCTCTTCACTATTATCCTGTATGTCTTCTGCACAGTCACGAATGCAGCTTCCGTTTCTTCAGGAACTTGCTGTAAGTTTTTCAAATCACTCTTCCTCTTTGATCAGTCTTCCTTAGACAGCCCAATGAGCCTTGCAAAGGACTTTggtgcaggaattgggtatgtctagtttaatgaaaatgtgGTCTATGGGTgatatgataacagtgttccaatacctaaaaggctgccacaaagaagaaggggctaacctattctcaaaagcacctgaaggcaggacaagaagcaatgggtgaaagttAATCAAGGAgataaccaacctagaactaaggtgaaatttcctgacagttagaacaattgatcaatggaatgacttgcctccagaacttgtaggtgctttgaagaaattggacaacaGGATTTTctgtttgagcaggggattggactagaagatctccaaggtccctcccaactctgttattctattattttgaaaataagtGTTTCATTTTGCAATACTGTATTATGCAAAAGCCCTAGAAACATATAATATTTGTGCAACATATAATATTTGTATATGGATTATTGATGCATGGAGCATTTATGTCAGACTAACTTTACTTCATGGAAATAGTTCTGTACAAAAAGGCAATTTAAATACAATAGTGCATAAAGCCCAATCTGTCATTATCTCCAAACTCTATTATCTTAGTTGATCTTAGTTTCTATGAAAAGAATGGGCCTGACTGATCTTCACAGCCAAGATACACAGGGTGTATCTTCCTGCATTGACTTTAGTGAGATTTCAGAACAAGAGAGTACATTCCATTGAGTTAACTGTGACGAAGCCATACCTGAGGATACTGTACGTAGGATGGCAATTTCAGCGTGGATCCAATGCCTTGGTTGGAATTTGTGCCAATTCGTAGCTAAGGATGAAGCTTAGGTAATTCTACATAGTCTCAATCTGAAGAatagaaatatataaaagtaAGAAAACTAGTGATAAATGCCTTGTCCAAACTTTGCAAACATATAACATTTGAAATTATCCTTGTTGTAATAACAGAACTCACTCGCTAGCGGGCCAAAACTTTTTGATGggcaaaaaaggaggaagagcaTCAACTACAATTGAATGCAGAAAAAATGTAATACATGgagtccttgaattacaacaaGTGCAGTTAGTGACTGTCTGCAGTTacaacagaagggaaaaaaatgacttatggccatttttcacacttatagttgtctgcagcatccccatggtcatctaTCAAAATGaaggtgcttggcaattgactcatgcTTATGCAGTGTCAACTGCACATGCAGTTGCAGTGTCACAGGGTCATGTGATCGCCTTtggcgaccttctgacaaagtcaagagaaagccagattcacttaacgactgtagtgattcacttaacaatgtggCAAGAAatgctgtaaaatggggcaatatttatttaacaaatattttgcttagcaacagaaattttgggcccaattgtagtcataagtcaagggctacttgtAGGGACGATTTCTGAGGCTGAATTGTAATTCTGTTGACAAGCTACATGAGAACTGTCTAGGATCAAGTGCTGTTCTTGATAAACCTCTTGGCTGTGTTGGTTCTAGCTGTCCCGAATGATCAACAAGGGTTGGTTAGAGACATGCAGAATCAACTGGAAAAGTGGGCCAACCAGCAGGACAGACCTGATCCCAGTATCCTGATTGCTTTGAACTTGGCTAAGGACCACAACCTTAGTGTGATAACGCGTTTGGTGCAGCAGATAAAAGAAACAGCTGAAACAGGTATGATGCTTGAAATTAGCAGCTTTTAATATAAACCAATTTATTGGTTTCTATAACCACTTCTGAATCAGTTCAGTTctttaatttgttccattttgtAAAGAGGGAAACATAGGAGTAGTTTTTCAGCGGTCACTTTTAATAACTTACTAAACCTAATCTGATCATGAAAACTACCATGAAGgtttgtgattttctttttactatattattatttattttatttatttattttgtcaagtacgtattggtagtatgcgaagatataactatgtttatatacatgatactagtaagggaGAATCATTAGGAcaaagggacagaaggcacgctggtgcacttttgcacgccccttactgacctcttaggactcaggagaggtcaacagtggatagtttaagggtaaaattttgaggATTGTGATGATATTAGTACATCCTAGTTTTAACCACAATATATCtctcaaaattaaataaaattaaatgtactattctatttctataattGACTGTAACCTTTTTCTTGGTAGTAAATGGACACTAAATGGCAAAGTTTTCATCACAATCATATATACACACTGGCAAAAGTTCCTCTGCTAAAACGTTACTATTTGTCACAAGGAATCAGAAACATTTTGGGAATAGGCCAAAGCAGCTTTGTTTTTATAGATCATCTATATTAAAAGAATCTTGCCAGTCTTCATTCCTTTGGGCTTCAGAGGTCTGATTTATGATGTTTCCTCCCAGAGTGTGACTCTACCCCTTTTTACTCTCACTTCTCTTTTAGCTGGTGATTCCTCCGTGGTCACATAACTATTAAAGTGGATATTTAAATATAGGGTTTAACACGAagcatgtatgtactgtatatatcagtgatggcgaaccttttttccctcagaaaGCACGTGCCCACATACTATTGTGCCTGTGTGAGTaaccatacccataattcaatgcctggggagggcgaaaactgaccccctgccaccccagaggccctctggaggccagaaatgtctcATttcggtaggcctgtttttcacccttcccagactccagaagcttccctggaccctggtgagggcaaaaacaccctctcccattccACTGGAGGCCATCAGGAAActgaaaatgccctccaagagctTCTGTGTGTGCCGAAAATCAGCTCGCTGGTATatactgagctagggcaacagctcgtgtgccagcagatatggcgccgcatgccacctgtggtacccgtgccataggttcgtcatcacagggtcttattttggggaaaacatggtatgtatatatgtatctcaCTTTTGTACCCTAAACCTACTCTGGATCATCATTTTTCACTCGTGTGGAATACATTGTAGATCAATGTTAACTGAATACTATCCTCAGAATTTGTTTCtctcatatttaaaataaatttccagACAACCCACAGTATGTTGGGTGGCATAAATCCAATTGATTTATTTACAGTCCTCTCAGAAGTCTCATTAAGTCTAAAGAAACCTGCTGTCCTGTAAGTGGTGTTAAATTGCAGCTAAAAATCCCCTCAATGGACTAAAAGCAGTTGGTTTCAGTGATGACAAGACAGAAATTAAGAACTTCATGGTAAAAGCAAAACAGTTCTGATTAAAAGGCTTAGAAGCATTTTTGTCCTGGAGCTgaaattatactgctcaaaaaaacactcaaataacacatcctggatctgaatgaatgaaatattctcattgaataatttgttctgtacaaagttgaatgtgcacaacagcatgtgaaattgattgtcaatcagtgttgcttcctaagtggacagtttgatttcacagaagtttgatttacttggagttactttggtgttgtttaagtgttccctttatttttttgagcagtgtagattaaCAACTGTGAGTCTGTACTAATTCCATCATATCTGTGTCTAGACTTTCATAGATTGTAATATGGTGCATTTGACATCAGGAACTCCAGTCCATGAAACCTTATATTATCATTGCTTTTAAAATACCAATATATGCAAGGAAAAAGAATCAGAGAGGGTGTTCAGTTATATGCCAATTTTAAAGCAGCTGTCCCAGATGTTTTGGGCTGCATTCTAAACTTCCAGCCAGGATGGGAAAAGGGCTCTTTATTGCTTACTCAGTCTTTGTCCTCTCTTATCCCTTCTTGCAGAGATGACCTCTGGCAAAGTGGCTCTTTATGTCCTAGCTCTTCGGTCCTCCTGCCAGAATCCCGCTGATGTCAGCACGCCAGAAAAACATGTCAACCTGGTCCAAGTCCTTGAGAACAAAACAAAGGAAGAGATTGAGCATATAAGTAAGGAGACAAATGGGCATTAGATCCCTGCCTTTCACTTGGAACAAAAGGGATGATTAATGCATAGATTCAACTGTCTGTGTTCTTTCCCCATCACTGGCTTTCAAGGATGGCACTCGGTTGAATTGAAATGTCTGTCtattttaggaatgttatctttgCAATTCAGATAGCTCCAAGAGTTCCAGGATCAACATCAAGTTTGCACTTAGCTGTCTATCTCCAGATACAAATGCTCACTCAATTTTATAATTATTCTCTTAGTCAGTCTGGCAATTACCTCTTCTTTGTCCCAATTATGAGCAACATATTCTCTTCCGCATCTGAAAAACTAAGGCAAGCTTAATTGCTTATaaacattcttatttatttatttatttgtttgtttgtttgtttgtttgtttgtttgtttgtttatttatttatttatttatttatttatttatttatttatttatttatttattaattaattatttggatttgtatgccgcccctctccgaaaactcggggcggcttataccCTTAGCTAGGGCACATTTTCATCAGATGACCGAATCCAGTCCTCCACATACAATATCTCACAATTTCTATTCATTCTGATCTTCATGCACATTTATTCTTCAGAAATAAATTTTCTGAATAAAATGTACTTTTATAACCACTGCAAAATTGATCTACAATACTGATGACTATAGATCATGGCTTTGTAATATGtgtagatgtatgtatgtatttatttataacacTTATCTGGCCACTCAGCATGTGTCAAATTCTGCCCAGAATTTGGTACATGCTGAGTGGCTagataaatgttataaataaatacatacatacatctacaCATATTACAAAGGCATGAGCTCACTATTCAAAAATAAAACAGtatcaaatacaataaaaacattaaagtCCAAAGAACCAACCCCACAGCTAAATTTTCTCATGCAGCACATCATATGTTCCGTCCAATcaacaccatacataaaacctaCTAAAAACAGGAAAATCTTTGCATGATCTCTGAAAGGTGATGTTGCACTAATGTACTTGTGGGTAAGatctgtcttatttatttatttatttgtttgtttgtttattattttgggCTGAAAACATGTTCTGTGCTAGAAAGAGTAGAATTCATAAAGTATAAAATGTTGTTTAGCAATTTGATATCTGTATCTTTGCATCCTGAAtttcaatttcagcaatagagtggtcaccgcctggaactcattacctgacttgtTGCTTCCCCTAAACCCCAAATCTTcaatcttacattatctacaatcgacctctctccttttctaagaggtctgtaaggggcatgtataagtgcacttttgtgcctaatgtccctgtcctactgtcttattatcctttctattactatgttctacttatgttatgttatgttaatatgtactataatactatacttgtttgacaaacaaacaaacaaacagataaatatcTCAGACACTTTCCACAAAAGTCAATATAATACAAaaggtaatacagtgataccttgtcttacaaacttaattggttctgggacgaggttcttaaggtgaaaagtttgtaagacaaaacaatgtttcccataggaatcaatggaaaagtgattaatgcctgcaagcccaaaattcaccccttttgccagccgaagcgcccgtttttgtgctgctgggattctcctgaggctctcctccatgggaaaccccaccttcagacttctgtgtttttgtagtgctgcaggggaatcccagcagtgcaaaaacgggtgcttcgctggcaacggaagtctggaggcggggcatcccagcagcggcagtgggtttgtaagaggcaaaaaaatcttaaacccagggtttgtatctcgaaaagtttgtatgacgaggggtttgtaagatgaggtatcactgtattataaattATGCCAAGGAGAGGTTTATCGCCCTTTTGAGATATTGTCCCTATAGCAAGCAGCATGAAAATGGGaccattttctgcctcttctcatcATTTCTCCATTATTTGCATCTAACTTGCCTTCAAAGTTAGAGGGAAATATCTACAGCTACAAACGCAACCATTCCCAATATACTAGATATGTGGACATCTTCCAGATGAGTAACTTCGGTTTTAATGCCAGCTGTGGAATTCTGCCATTGATTTCTACAGATGTGAAAaatgctaattaataaaatattaactcTTTATTAACTCTTTTTATAGCTCTTAATAAAAGAATGTTTTATGATTTAGAATCTTGCACCGTTATGGTTATAAATTTAATAGGGAACCCACAAGGTAATAACTAGTTTGTGATTTCAGATCTCTCCTTCTCCAATATTACTGTTTAGAAATTTCTGCCTCATTTTGAACTCAGCCTCCAAACAGTAACAAGCTGAAGGTAGATGTCTTTTGTGACCACACAGGAAGTAACTGATAACACACTTACTTTTCAGATACTATTGGGACTCCCAAGACAACCTACTACCAATTGGCTCTAGACACTTTGGCTCTGTGTGTAGAAAAAAGTCCAGAAGTTGAAGGAGCTGCTATCACCCTGGCCAGGGCAGTCGTGCAATTCAATGTTAACTTCTCTGTAGGTAAGATAATGCTTCACAGAGACACAAACACATATATGATTTTgaatatgattttatttttaattttttaaaattaaaaacacaaaacacaaaaaccCCCATTAAAACAACGAGGTCAACAAGCTTCATATAAATTCACATTTACATTTCTATTTCTACAATTtcccctcttttttaaacttactttaattcctttttcttttcaatcCAACTATAAAGTTTCCCCCATACGGTACaatgttctttttcttgtttattctgtaattccaaTGTAAATTTAGTTACTTTTGCACAGTGTAACATTTTTCTGATCACCACCTCTTCAtttggtatgttttcttttttccagttttgagcgaAAACCAATCTCGCCCCTGTGTGTGCTATTAAATAATAACCTGCCTTTTTAGGTTATCCTCTAATAATTCCTAAAAGGTACATTTCCAGTTTCGATTCCACTTCATATTTTAagatttcttttagccaatttttaatcatagaccaatttttttttcttttcggaCATGTCCACCAAATGTGATAATATGTGTCATGTGCTAattcacatttccaacatttattaTTTGTAGTGGGACATATTTTAGCCAGTCAAGCCTGGGCCTAATGCCACCGGTAGATCATCttgtataaaataattttgaatatGATTTTAAATTACCTTTTTATTCTGAGCTTTGGAAGCCTTCATGATACACCTCTTAATAATACTCTCTAATGATCCTAAAAAATAGGTTGGACCGAGAGATGGTAAGTGCGATATTGGTGAACTTCATGACGAGCAAGTGATCGATAAGCTTGGAATCCATTACCCATTGCATCATCCACAATGACAACTTTAATAAGCAGCATGTTCCAATTTGGCCTGCTCCTTTTGTATATCTGCTATTGTACAGCTCTTATACCAAAAAAAATCTATGACTCTTCCTACATTGGCAAATATTGCTGACTTTCTCCTCACTGTGCACTCCCTTTTTTGATGTAATTCACAGATACTGGTGCAGTAGCAAGTCTGGCACTGTTCTGTGTGTATGAAGGAAGGAGcaaaattacagaaaatataAAAACAGCCTTATCCGTCATCATAGGGCAAATCCTTGATGAACAGCAGCCTAGTGGCATCCTTGGAAATATCTATAGCACTGGCCTTGCAATGCAGGTACATCTGATCTTTTATTTGGGAGGGATGAAAATCCATCAATCTGGTCTTTATACCTTTGAATCTTACTGAGTCTCCCACCCCCCTCTGATTTCCAGGCTCTTCGTGTTACTTCTGAGTTCTATCCAGCTAATGCATGGAGCTGCCAAAAGACCTTGAATGAAGTGCTGAATAAGACCACCGAGGGAGCCTTTAACATTCCAGCTGCTGCTTCTCAGATCCTGCCTTCTCTGCTGGGCAAAACTTATTTGGATGTTACTTGCAACTCCGGTAAGGCAGCTACTTAGTAAAAAGAAACTCCTCTGACAACTCCCTTGTTCtctgaaggagaaaaaaaaagaaaaacagaggcACAGTTTAATAATGCCTGCATTGTAGATCCACCTTTCCCCATCACCATATTTCCACACCACAAAAAAGTAGAGTTTTGCAGTTACTGTATTTGTTATGCTGGGATTCCTGGACCCTATAAAAGCTATCCTGGAAGAAAGGGAATGATGGAAATGGAGGAAACAGTGCCATTTACAGATAATATTTATTTCACCTGGGTGTCTTTTGGATATTTCCCTGGAGGGCTCAAGAATCAGATCAAGTAAACAAGGACAGGCACTTTTTAGCCTTACtttccaaatgtatttatttgatgtATCCAAAGATTGAAAAAGGCATGATGGGAACACTCTAAAGCCATTGGAAAGGCATGGGGCaaaattttcagcattttttaatTCAAATCTATTTTATTCAAAATAAATGTTATGCTACCAGAGTTTTAAATCACTAAAATTAGTGGCTTGTGTCCCTATTTAAAAAGAATTGCAAAACCCACCTCAAAATTCTGCTACCAAAGCCAAACAgatttttcatttaatttgaaAGCTTTTTGGATCCACCAAACAAAGATGATGATGTAATGGATTGCCCAGCCTGTAATGATCCAATTTATTCAGTGTTATTGCTCTGCAGCTTCTACTCAATAGCTTGTCCATAATGATGAAAACAGTGGTGCATTTAGCATCACTGTTTTTGTCATACTGGCCAGGGTTTGTTCTGGAGTTGTTGTACAGTGATTCTGGAAAGTTGTACAACTGGATAGCTGTATACCATCGCTGCTAcaccagaggaaagggaaacatGGGTAATGTAGATATGGAGCTCTGAAGAACAAGCATGTTTTAATTCTGCCTATTGTTTGCTGAAATTCcttgaaaagaaataataaaacacagAAGACTTCAGAGTAAGGAAACAAGGTTTATTTGGGCACAGTATTCTCTCTACTGCCCCAAGCGATTTGCAAAACGCGGTGCCATCCCAAGGATGCACACTTACAGAAACAAAATGCAGGTTATTTATACCCTAACAAACTCCTCCCAGGTACGCCAGCTAGTGTGATGTACTGGGTTACAAACTAAATTCATCTCCCAATACGTACATTTCTCCTATCCCCTTAACCTTCTCTAAAAAGCTACGTGCAGGTATTTTTGGTTTCCTGTCTTTCAACACGGGACACAAACAATTATAGACCATCTATTCTTGCTGACCATCTACCACAAGTTTCAACAATACTGAGCTGTTTGTTTTACTCTTCTGCTTCTTGCTACAATGGTCACTGGAAAAACTTTTAATCAATCACCAAAGGAGAGTTCATACAATGGTCACacatttttatatacaaaacTTTAATTCTTAAAATCTTCAGTTCTCACTATGGATCTACTTTCACTGCACCAGGAAGCAGCAATCATTAAATTTGCTACCAGGTCTAGCTCATATCACCAACTCTTCTAAATCTCAGCTGCAAAAATTTAGAAATGTCCATAGGTATTATATGTTATTTCAcctgccttctcttctttttcatttGTAATAACAGTGCATTATAAAGTAATCAACCAGCTAGTAGGACCTTACTTCAACTTTTCCGCAACTGTGAAAGTGCCAACAGGTTCTGTGCTGCTCGCTGTCTTGAAAGCAGCTGAACAATTTAATGCAACTAAATTCAGGTAAATAGACTCCGGGTAGATTCATTTTAGATCCTGTCTCTAAACTTTTAGAAAGGGGGGCATTCACCTCAGGATGTGAAACTTTCCTTATTTTCAGTTGAGAAACCTTAAACCTTTACCGAtgtattttaaattgtctttggGCTGGAAGCTGgataaatttgaatatttgatTTCTATGAATTATTTTCACCTATaacctgatttttttctttttttcttttgtgcataTTAAATATCCCTTAAAGCATTATGATATAATTCACCATTTTCTTATGTATCCTTTCTCCTGGCTACATTTTTAATGCAGCTTTCAAACAGAGGAGACATCCTGGGGGCCCATGGTCACCTCTATCCATGGCATCCAAGCCAACACCAATGAAAAGACCTACTGGCAGTTCCTCAGTGGTGAAAAACCCCTTGATCAAGGTATATTTTcttgggaagaaggaaagggctGACAGATACAACATAGTTCCTCCAGATACATGCAGCCTTTATCATACAATTATGATTAACTTGCTAGTAAATATGCAGCTATgggatagtaataataatcaacAAGACCAAAATAATCAGTTGATGCCTATTCAAATGGCTAAGTCTTCAAAACAAGCTCAACTCCTCATGATTTCATATATATATCTAGGTTGTTTTCTCAGTGCAACACTGGAATTGTGTGTCTTTTCCTTCTCCTGGAATAAGCTTTCAACTTCCCAGTCTTCCCTATAGTGCTGTCAAGTCCTAAAAATATCCTATCCAGAGACTAATCAACTTTGACTCAACTTAGCTTCTGATCCCAGACAAGATTTCCAAGTGCTGCAATTAATTGAGAGCCTATTCAAACACACAATTTCTAATGGACAAGGTGTATAGAGGAAACACAATATATAAGTTTAACCTGCCATATTTACCAAAGTGACTGATACACAACTCAAGAAGAATCAATCAGTTCAGCAAACAGTCGAGGAAGATAGTTACATCAGCAAGGGCATCAATCAAATGAAGTTAGGGATCAAATGTAGTGCCAGAAAAAAGAC
This genomic window from Erythrolamprus reginae isolate rEryReg1 chromosome 1, rEryReg1.hap1, whole genome shotgun sequence contains:
- the LOC139158754 gene encoding cobalamin binding intrinsic factor-like, which gives rise to MVYIKGGKSLLSPLTSNIMPHQGRPGLKERTNTDFYPKMFLFTIILYVFCTVTNAASVSSGTCSVPNDQQGLVRDMQNQLEKWANQQDRPDPSILIALNLAKDHNLSVITRLVQQIKETAETEMTSGKVALYVLALRSSCQNPADVSTPEKHVNLVQVLENKTKEEIEHINTIGTPKTTYYQLALDTLALCVEKSPEVEGAAITLARAVVQFNVNFSVDTGAVASLALFCVYEGRSKITENIKTALSVIIGQILDEQQPSGILGNIYSTGLAMQALRVTSEFYPANAWSCQKTLNEVLNKTTEGAFNIPAAASQILPSLLGKTYLDVTCNSVHYKVINQLVGPYFNFSATVKVPTGSVLLAVLKAAEQFNATKFSFQTEETSWGPMVTSIHGIQANTNEKTYWQFLSGEKPLDQGVCSYKPKDDENIVAIFSKY